AGATAAAACCATATCTTAACTTGTATTTCAGGACCTCACCAGGTTGGAAAGTCGGATCTTTTAAATAAGGTAATGTCTGGGCAAAGCCAACCGTAGTCAGCATAATACTCAGAAGGATAAATGAAATAATTCTTTTCATACAGTTTTGACAGCAATTATAGAGGAAAGTTTAAGATTTTCGCTTGAATACTGGAACAGTGGAACATGGCTCTCCATACATCACACTTTTTGCAACTTTACTCAACTGAGTAGTAAATGTAACAAAAGCAGACTCTGGAACTGGGATATCACCACAACCTTTAACAACTATACGTTGATCTTGATATTGGCTGTAATCCAACGTCGATAGAGCATGATCGAATAAAGTCTTGCGGACATATTCTTCATCACCAAAATGAATAGATAAAGCATAATCAGCCAATTTAGTAGATAATAACATATAAGCCCAAGTAGGGACTATCGCATCAGCGGTACATACAATGCCAATGTGCTTAT
The Sphingobacterium daejeonense genome window above contains:
- a CDS encoding DUF2480 family protein is translated as MDIQENIINKVAQSGLITIDLANHAPKAPIEIYDIKDNLFHGLILKEKDFREFIKTHDWSLYKDKHIGIVCTADAIVPTWAYMLLSTKLADYALSIHFGDEEYVRKTLFDHALSTLDYSQYQDQRIVVKGCGDIPVPESAFVTFTTQLSKVAKSVMYGEPCSTVPVFKRKS